ATGTTTGATTGCTGGGAAGTCATGCTGGTtgggttttgtgatttttgttttgtaagGACTATGTGTGTTTAATGGAGGTTGGATCGAACGCTGGGGGTGATATATGGGAGATGGACGATTCTTGTTTTGCAAGGACTTGGTGTGTTTAACGTGGGTTGGATGGAAGGCTTGGGGTATTTTGTGAGCGATGGAGGAAGTTTGTAAAATATGCACTAACAGAGAGGTCTTTTTGCATGAAAGAAGCAAAAGTCTGTTGTATCTAGAAAATACGAGCCCTAAGAGAATCGTTCTCTAACATCAAACCACCTTTCTATAGCAGAATCCACATAGATCACATTTGGTCTAATTTCTTTGGAAAGGGAATTCAAGATCGAGGACAACATGACCATATTGTTGCATTTGGTCCAAGAATGAAATAACGGAGAGGAAATTAAAGGTTGTAGGATGGATCCATGCATCCACAAGTCCAACCTTGTTCTTGGTTGTCAAAGCCATAAACATGGACATCGCCAAGTATGGTAACTGTCGCCAGTGGGGACTTTAGAAATCAATAAATTTCCTTGGCTATATCCATGATGGACATGGTAAGGACCGGAAGCATCCTCAGTAGAGGGGGAAGGATCTGCTAagatagaagaagaagacaccATCTTAGAGTGCAAAAGCAAAAACAACTAATACCATATCAAGAAATGAGAATGGAAACTTCCAAATTGTATTATTATGAATGTTCAAAATACATAGGTTCCTTTCATATACGTCAAAAATGAGTAGGAACTGTATAACTGACTTAGCTAACTCTGGATAACTCTAATACTTTTAAGTTTGGATAGAAATTTATAGAAATCTTTTTCCACAAGAATGATAGGTTTTAGGGATAGAAAAATCTAACAAAATATTGTGAGCCGATAAAAATGTAGTATTCAAGCTTAACACTTTGGCCAGCACCAATGAACATTAATTATGCCCCTACTCTAAGAGACATGAGCCGTTTTGACTTACTTCTTTTGCCTTGTGAGAAGGAAGGTAAGGAGTTGGACACAATCttaccaataataatatttatcaaatttgggaagaaaatgagagagagggtAAAGATCAAAGGTGGCATCgagattttattaattataaattgccAAAGCGCCATgaatatgtaaataaatatgtatACTATTTATGTGGTTCAAATGTTGGCTAGGATCAATGATTTTTAAGGTGGTTTTGAAGTTATTATGGTAAGAGTTGTAATGGTAAAATGATTACAAAAAGTTTGAAGCATGGCAATTGCATGGATTCGGTTACAACCTTCCTTTCTAGAAAAAGTATACATGCTACTACATTTAGTATTATCATTTAAAGATTGGGCTATATATAATTGCAAAGCAGGTGAAAATGTGTCACACACTGTGAGAGCCTtgtattgtatgtatatgtacAGAGGAATGTACTATAAAGATTATAGGGTAACGTTacagtttgaaaaatataataagagGATTCAGTGCATGACTGTGTAGAATCCATTCTTGTGGTTGTAGTTGTTGGGTGTGTAGTTTTCATTCTGGGTACTTGACTGGTTGGGTGGTTTCCTTGTCTGAACATTGTAGCCGTTTCCGTTGGGCCTGGTTCTTGAGTGACTTGGTTGAGTTATTGTCTATAGCTCCCCCGCAAACTAAGGCTCTGTTTGGTACGTTAACCAAGCTCAACTACTCTGAGTTCAGTCCCTTTTTAACCCAATCAACTGTCCAAACAAAAAGCTGAGCTGGTTTTGTCTAAACTCATCCAAGTTCACTTTATTGGCTAACTTTATTGACATTGTGCAGACGCTACAGAGATGGGCTGACATAGATTagactttttataattttttttccccttaactccatctctccctctctctttcttgtttcttcttCCCCAATTCGTATGTAACCGACACAACACTTTCCTCacaaatttcacaatattttgaGCATCTCTTCCGGATCATCTCAATCGACAGCTTCAACTAAAGAAAAGTGCTAACGGCAACCTGCTGTGTCCACGGAAAACAACCCACTGTCAAAGGGCATTAAAATCTGCCCTCCCTCGTGCTCCAACAGTTCCTAAAGACAGCTAATCTACAATCTGTGAGCTGAAATGCTGCAACCCTCTAGATTCTTCAATTGGCGTGGTAAATGATCAATACGTGCACATGAGTTTTTGAATTTCTTCGGTCAAACTTATCCCCTACCATCTGCACTCTACTTTATTTCCATCTATCCTCCTTTATTTCCAATCTCTCATTTCTTTGAATATCATCTCTGTAGGGGCAGACTAGAAAAGCATTTGTAGATATTTGCTGTTGTGTTTCCTATATAAGTCCATTATGACGAAATGTACATGCTCCACCACAATCTTACTACGGAAGCAGAGCTCCTCCATAGTCAAGCATATGCATCGAACTCTTACCATAAAGAGATTATCAATCACGGCTCCGAGGACGCGCTCTTACCGAGTAAGCATCAATCTGAACTCAAACTTGAGTTGAGATTCCCGTTCAACTTTTCACAACAATTTTGTCAAACATGTAGAGTGCATTTTTCTTAATTGGAGTTGTTTGTGCTTTGGCGTTGGTGCATTTGATTATAGAGCACTCAAGTGGTGAATTTTGTGGATGCAGGGTTGTAAAATTAGTTTAGAGAGAATTTTCTGTGAAGaacaatattttatcaaaaaaaattttcttatttgtttAGGAGTGTTGCTATACAAACTgagattgtaatttttttaaaaaatattttttgaaaaaaatatcacaaatttgttaaaattgtcttcttaattattaagtgataaaaaatttaatcgGTAGAGAGTCTTATGggaatatcatttatctttgtTGTATCTTGAGTGAAGACTCAACAATTCCTAGCAGCACATCAAAATCTGCTAGTATACAAGAAGGCACAAAGTTGTTTTTTTGCCTCTTTAACGCATTCATGTGCTGCACCTATTATATATGATTACTCTATGATTACTTTCCTAATTGTTATGTATTAAAAGCTACAACCCTACCAAATTACTTTCCTAATATTggcttgtattaaaatatgcaGCCATACTTTctacattcatccaacagctCCTCGTACAAGGTATTAAATATTTCAgtatcaatatattataaatttagctTGCATTTTTAGTTGGCCTTGAATCCTTCTATGATATATTACATGCGTttgactcataaaaaaaaaaaaagtattcctGACATGTATTTAATTAGTGAATTCCTATATTTCTACACATTGCATATACCATAGCTTTAAGTGCATTGTTTATTATTTGCATTGTCTATTTTTTGTGCTATCATTATTGCCCATTAGCAGCATACCATGGCTGACGTAGAGGTTCAACGTGATCATGACTTGTGGGCTGGAGGGTTTGAGCACAAGCTGATTGATATGTTGTACCAAGAAACATTGGAAGGTAAATTGGTGGGGTCCAAAATAACAAACTGTGATTGTGTCCGACTAGCTGAGCGCCTCAATAACCTACGTATTAAGCGGGTTGATTCATCACAAGTGAAGGGAAAAATTGCCCGTCTTAAAAAGATACAGCGCCAGTTTACAAATTTAATGGGTCAAACTGGCATGGTTTGGAACCCCATCACAAAAACTGTAATTGGTTCGGACGAACATTGGGAAAATGCGATCCAGGTAACCTTCCTATTCTTTTGGTCTAATTgatgaatttttaatttattgctttATGTAATCAATTTATGGTCCATTATTGCCCATTAAATGCATTTAACTATTACAATCAactagtttaattatttttaccaTTTCTTAGGTTCGATCTGAGTGGAAAAAGTTCAAGAACAGCGGTTGTGGCAACTACGATGTCCTCTGCACGATTTTTGGCTAGGCAGTCGCAACAGGGGTGTTGCATTTTGCCTCAACGCAAGAACCCCCCTCTAGAGAAGAGGAGCAACATTTGGAGGATGAATTGAGGGCCCGGGGTCCTGTGTTTGGCACTGGCACTGGATTAGACTCGACTATTAATCTGGATGCCATCGAGATTACTCCCAAAATGCAAGGAGGGGCAGGGGAGCGAATGAATCCTCGACGACGACATAGGGACGCAGCTGGGCCATCAATCTCACCAGATCTAGCTGATGCCTTGAAAACAATTGCTGCTAGTTCTAAAGCGCGGGCAGAGTTGGATGCAAAGATGTTTGACATATGCAGTTCAAAGAGCAGTAGAGGCGAGGGTTCAAATACTGGGTCTGATGTAGGTAATAATAGTGTTGCACAGTGTATGCAGTTTTTGTATGATATCACCCCTCCCTTACCTTTGGACATCCAGCTTGCCGCAACAAAAGCTTTTTTGGATCCTAATATGATCAATGTCTTCCAGACCATGACTCCAGAGCTAAAATTGCACTGGGTGTGGTCACTACGCTGACCACGCATATTGGGCTTGCTTTGGATTTATAGAATTATCTGACACTttcttttacttatattttatctAGAACTTTATTAGTTGTATGTTAATTTCTAACAATCGTATTTCGTGTGGGCTAATTTGTATTCGAACATTAgcgtttattattttttaaagtactTTCTAAGTTCATACAAAATGAGTTCCTTTTATTCCTAGTATTACAAATACTgataatttctaaatatttacgtatcacatatttttaaaagtgcaGCATGGACAATAATAGTTGGTGGAATGATGAGATAAACATCGAGGAGAACAAGGCAAGCGAGGAGGGCTCTAGTAGTAATGTGTCAAATACATTTGACGAAGATAGATGGGCGGAATGGAACACATGGAGAAGATGTAACGATGGTACGTTAGAAGAGGTGACCCTTCTGAACATGATGATGGAGAAGCAGCAATCCCGTGCCCAACGTCGTATGCCTAGGCCACAACATAATATTGGCTTGCGTGGAAGGGAGTATATAATCGCAGTCTTAAATGGACATCCTGATAACTGTtatgagatgttttgaatggAGGTGTATGCATTCCGGGCCTTATGCAATCGGTTACGTAGAGATGTGGCCTTGCATGATTCTACTCGAGAGGTTACTGTTGAGGAAGCCTTAGGAATGTTTTGCTACACCGTCGGACATGGTGTGGTTCAACGAAATTCAGCTAATCTATTTCAACATTCGGTTGAAACTGTGAATCGACATGTGTACGCAATAATGCGTGCATTATGTCGCCTTGCATGCCATGTGATTAAACCAAATCAGACGACAGGGGTGATGCCTTATATTGAAGGAAATCCCAGATATTATCCATGGTTTGAGGTAAATTTTTCTTACATTATCTATTTTCGTAGATTAAAATGCACTCTACAAATGTGGAAATGTTTGCTATACAAACGATTTGggaatttatgaaaatttaaaataaaatctgcaAAAATGTCATGGTGCAATGGATGGGGTCATGATTGACGCAGCTGTGCCGAGTTCTGTAACTAATGCATATTTAAATCGATATCAGCGACTTGCCCAGAATGTCTTGTGTGTCTGTGATTTCAATATGAAATTCACATTCGTATACGCCGGGTGGGAGGGTACAGCCCATGATGCTCGCATTTTTATTGATGCGTTAAGGCGTCCGGAGAACAATTTTCCATGGCCTCAAGACGGTAATTTCTAcacattatttaatttgtaccTAACGAGTAGTCAGTAATTTTCTATACcataattattaaaagattACTGTTCTACTGAAATCtcaagttattattatttggtagATTCTACATTCCCTTGCACGGAGGGATATATGCCGCTATATCCAAGGGTGAGATACCACAGATCTGAACGTCATGGAAATCGTACCTTCCAAGGATATAAAGATCTATTTAATTATCGGCATTCATCCATTCAGAATGTCATTGAACGAACTTTTGGTGTTTTGAAGAGGCGTTTCCGACTTTTAAAAAACATGCCTGAATACCGTCCAACTCGGCAACGTTATATTATTATCGCATGTTGTGCGATACATAACTTTATTCGGATCGTTACGCCTAATGATCAAACATTTCTGGCATTTAACAATCCCGATGATTATCTAGAAATGAGTATGGATCAGGACAGTAATGAACAATTTCATGTTCCTGACATGTCAACTGCATCGGCACAGTCAGTGGCTGCAAGTAGAGATGCTATTGCACAGGCTATGTGGATGCATACTGTTGGACAACAAGGAAACACCTAATTGCTAGCATGGTGttgcaatctttttttttataatttctgttGAAAAAATCTGCAAACAAAATATAGTGTAAAATTagtttttacatgcatttacacatttaaataaaaaagtgatattatttattaattttgttatttttaaataatttttaaaaaattaattatattttacatttgtacataaaaattaaaaaagataatgGTCCTTGGTGTTACTCATTTaatccaaaatataaataagaaataatatattttattgaataaaagtatggaaaataataaaataataatatgaaaaaataaatgaaatggaatggataaaaaatattaaagaaatagTGAAATGTAGAAAACACTGGAAGTCAGTGTGACTGCATGATGACTTTTTAGGTGTGACCGGTAGTAATCCAAAGTGGCTGTTTATtcatgaaaaaacaaaacaaaaattcaagagTGCATTCGGATGATACAGTGGTTCCGTCGGTCAACCTATCAGATAATACAATATAAAACAATAGTGGAGCCcattattttttcaagttttttataaatatttaaatttattttaacatctaaacatacTTAACTTATCTTAAATGAATCTCATTAAACTCATtcaatcatctcaactcaatattattaaaaaataactcaactcaacttaactTAATTCACTGTCGAAACGCAGCCGAGCTAGAAGTTTTAGTACACTAGGCATGTCCATTGGTAGCGGCCCACTAGCATCATCTTTTTTGGCGGCACTACAGCCAGCTGGTAGCTACCACTAAGTTGTAGTGTATGTGTTTATTTTtagctttttatttatttttttattttttttacatatatttttttaataattttaaatcattcttttaaaaaacattacaacattattaaaaaaatatttacttatttctcattctttttttctatatataatcatcacaatataatttaagagtactattattcattatttttacacactataattttttttattatttttttctcttatccaatatatgatatatagataatgagtagaagattttaattaatttaaaaaataaaaaattaaaaaaaattaaaataaaaaaatataaataaaatgtaactgagaaagataaataaaaaaactcttaatttaaatatatattcagCTCAACCATCACCGATTGGTAATGAACGAGACtgatcttcaaatatgtaaGTGGCTTTTCTTTAGAGCAATGATAGACTGACAATCGAATTACActttatttacaatttattaataaaataatatttttttaaattcaaatccatcaaattaaaatcaaaattataataaatatttcaaaaaatattattttatttcaatattataaaacaattgTAAAGTAGTTGttgttttatcatttctcttccCTTTACTCCTATCCAAACCTCTCAGATGGACTGGATTTTAAATATTGGAAACAGCGTGCGGGTTGCTAAATTGAGTGGACGTACAGCATTATTTTATCTGAAAAATAGACAGAAATTAAGGATTTGTCGTATCCGAGACGGAAAGTAAACAAAACCATTGGCTGATCCGAGCCCAGTCCCCGAAACCACTGGCAAATTAGTGGTCTTGTTGATGGTTTTTTCCAAAACTTCAGCTCCTTTCCAAGTATCCAGCTTTCCAATCCCTCTCTCCCCTGTATATAAAAGAGCCCATCCATATGATTTTCTATATCAAGCATATATCCTTATCGGATCAGTTGTATTCTCTACACAAAGTTTgcaattcctttttctttaatttcaagAGCAAATTAGTCTGATTGTGAAGACTTGCACGAAGAAGATGAGTTCAACAAGCAGAGCTATTGTAGCAGCCAGCGTTGGAGTCGTGGAGGCCATGAAAGACCAGATGGGCATCTGCAGATGGAATTATATTATAAGATCTGCGCAACAACATACAAAGAACCATCTCCGGTCGGTATCTCAGGCAAAGAACCTCTCCTCTTCAACTTCTGCAGTGGTTTCAAGCAAAGTAAGAGATCAGGAGAAAATGAAGAAGTCAGAAGAGTCTTTGAGGACAGTCATGTACTTGAGCTGTTGGGGTCCCAATTGAGGCTTTGAGGTCAGCTGAAGAAAGCATGCCACTGAGTTGTCGGAGAACGTCGTTGCCTGAAGGGAAATGTCAGTCCGAGCTTGTCATAGCGGAAATTTTAGACTTGACATGGAATCTGGTTGATGCAAAATGATTTATGTAAATTGTGATCAACTGTTGTACGTAATGGCAATTGCTCCATTAGGCATTATATCAACCATACCTCAAATTAGAGCTTgatctatttattttggtttcaaCCTGCATACCACAAAGAGCTCGCTTTAAGCGTCCTCATCATAACTAGATTTATCTTTATATGTCTCTGAAAGGCAAATAATATCCTCATCACGAAATTCTACCCCCGGCCTGAGGAACACTTGATCTCCAAGAACCTAAATCACTGTCACTAAGGGTTGTTTTGGACTTTCTATATGAAATTTGGACATCCACCTCTAATGTGTACGACACCCTTACATTTATGACACATAATATCCCAATGTTTCCTTTCGTGGATACCCATATAGTTTTTCTCATCATTCATGTcccttaattttaataatatataaactaGAGCTTGCATCGGTGTTTTCATTGATACCCATGCATATAGTTTTAGGTCTAGGATGATCACACTTACAGGAATGATTTTAAGAATGGTGAATCCGCTAGCTCTCAAAAATTGTTAAAGTAGACCCAAATCCATGCTTAGATCAGAGTGGTCAATAGGATTATTACCCtaattatcatttaaatatgcagttcatttattaattttttttcaattcatttatcaaataaactaccacatatatatataaagaaaattttaagaaaacgGCAAAAAAAACTTAATACTAAGATcttgtaaataaatttagaattttcaaataataaaacccCTTTGAGTGCTTGGCCATAGCTTATAATCCATTGTCAAAGATACGGGTTGGGATAAATTATCCTTGGTCAGCAAGCCCATTTTGATTCATGAATAATCTCAAGCCATTAGGATGGGAGGATGATGCAAATGATTTCCCATCAATCTTTTTTATTGGGGAAGAATTGAGTTGTAATCACCTAGACTAAAAA
This is a stretch of genomic DNA from Carya illinoinensis cultivar Pawnee chromosome 3, C.illinoinensisPawnee_v1, whole genome shotgun sequence. It encodes these proteins:
- the LOC122305682 gene encoding uncharacterized protein LOC122305682, with product MYMLHHNLTTEAELLHSQAYASNSYHKEIINHGSEDALLPTILSTFIQQLLVQGFEHKLIDMLYQETLEGKLVGSKITNCDCVRLAERLNNLRIKRVDSSQVKGKIARLKKIQRQFTNLMGQTGMVWNPITKTVIGSDEHWENAIQVRSEWKKFKNSGCGNYDVLCTIFG
- the LOC122305681 gene encoding uncharacterized protein LOC122305681, with translation MEVYAFRALCNRLRRDVALHDSTREVTVEEALGMFCYTVGHGVVQRNSANLFQHSVETVNRHVYAIMRALCRLACHVIKPNQTTGVMPYIEGNPRYYPWFERLAQNVLCVCDFNMKFTFVYAGWEGTAHDARIFIDALRRPENNFPWPQDDSTFPCTEGYMPLYPRVRYHRSERHGNRTFQGYKDLFNYRHSSIQNVIERTFGVLKRRFRLLKNMPEYRPTRQRYIIIACCAIHNFIRIVTPNDQTFLAFNNPDDYLEMSMDQDSNEQFHVPDMSTASAQSVAASRDAIAQAMWMHTVGQQGNT
- the LOC122303905 gene encoding uncharacterized protein LOC122303905, with amino-acid sequence MSSTSRAIVAASVGVVEAMKDQMGICRWNYIIRSAQQHTKNHLRSVSQAKNLSSSTSAVVSSKVRDQEKMKKSEESLRTVMYLSCWGPN